A stretch of the Actinoalloteichus fjordicus genome encodes the following:
- a CDS encoding TRAP transporter small permease, which translates to MSGDRAGSPELVETEADAVTRPSRFRTVRIIDHTVEALAAACLVVITLILFWNATSRYLFDSPIGWAEEIVTGMLLWLTMLGLVIAARRNDLIIVRVVVRRFSTSVQVWLKLAADTVSAVVFTHLAWVGWQYLLVFGSDRSAYLRLPRGFFVAALPIGALAVAIVLLLQLRSAHEAVERWTSESASEPRDGAGIDRRTGRRAGTGSGSDPGDGVQPDARASSSPAGPAARSDPAAGPAPNPVSDGAGSTARQAADPPQTSPPASSTGSAGDPE; encoded by the coding sequence GGTGCGGATCATCGACCACACCGTGGAGGCGCTCGCGGCGGCCTGCCTGGTGGTGATCACCCTGATCCTCTTCTGGAACGCCACCAGCAGGTACCTGTTCGACAGCCCGATCGGCTGGGCGGAGGAGATCGTCACCGGGATGCTGCTGTGGCTCACCATGCTGGGCCTGGTCATCGCCGCCCGCCGCAACGATCTCATCATCGTCCGCGTGGTCGTGCGTCGCTTCAGCACCTCGGTGCAGGTCTGGCTGAAGCTCGCGGCGGACACGGTGTCCGCCGTGGTGTTCACCCATCTCGCCTGGGTTGGCTGGCAGTACCTGCTGGTCTTCGGCTCCGATCGCAGCGCCTACCTGCGGCTGCCGAGGGGATTCTTCGTCGCCGCGCTGCCGATCGGCGCGCTCGCGGTCGCGATCGTGCTGCTGCTGCAACTCCGCTCGGCACACGAGGCCGTCGAGCGATGGACCTCCGAGTCGGCATCGGAACCGCGCGACGGCGCCGGGATCGACCGGAGGACAGGCCGCCGCGCAGGAACCGGGAGCGGCTCCGACCCCGGCGACGGGGTACAGCCCGACGCGCGCGCCTCGTCGAGCCCGGCAGGTCCCGCCGCCCGTTCCGACCCGGCCGCCGGCCCTGCGCCGAACCCGGTTTCGGACGGCGCGGGATCGACCGCCCGGCAGGCGGCCGACCCGCCGCAGACCTCGCCCCCTGCGTCATCCACCGGATCGGCAGGTGACCCCGAATGA